A DNA window from Paenibacillus sp. HWE-109 contains the following coding sequences:
- the hpf gene encoding ribosome hibernation-promoting factor, HPF/YfiA family, with protein sequence MMISIRGEHLEVTEALRDYVDKKLTRLERYFEAPLTSDVQVKLSVIKGLQSIEVSIPLTGVLLRAEERNTDMYASIDLVVDKLERQIRKHKTRTNRKIRQEGGKRDLFKVETSAVTYVDEEEDFELVRNKRFDLKPMDVEEAILQMNMVGHSFFVFSNMDTDTVNVVYKRNDGKYGLIEPAI encoded by the coding sequence ATGATGATTAGCATACGCGGAGAACACCTTGAAGTAACTGAAGCCCTTAGGGACTATGTGGACAAGAAATTGACCAGACTTGAGAGGTATTTTGAAGCCCCCCTTACATCTGATGTACAAGTGAAATTAAGCGTGATTAAAGGGCTGCAATCCATTGAGGTTAGCATTCCACTGACGGGCGTGCTGCTCCGAGCTGAGGAACGCAATACAGATATGTATGCTTCCATTGATTTAGTTGTGGACAAGTTGGAACGCCAAATTCGCAAACACAAAACGAGAACAAACCGCAAAATTCGCCAAGAGGGCGGCAAGCGTGACCTATTTAAAGTTGAAACTTCCGCTGTCACCTATGTGGATGAGGAAGAAGATTTTGAATTGGTTCGGAACAAACGCTTTGATTTGAAACCGATGGATGTGGAAGAAGCAATTCTTCAAATGAACATGGTTGGGCATAGCTTCTTTGTTTTCTCCAATATGGACACAGACACGGTAAATGTCGTTTATAAACGTAACGATGGTAAATACGGACTTATAGAACCAGCTATTTAA
- the argB gene encoding acetylglutamate kinase, translating into MKCGGSTLAALPSSFFEDMRQLQEEGIVTVIVHGGGPAISETLGKLGIESGFVNGLRVTSEAVLDVVEMVLSGQINKEIVRRIQLTGAAALGLSGVDGHLIEAKPVANSHEVGLVGDVTKVNAELIQGIVNMGYIPVIAPVGLGADGGQRYNINADTAAGAVASHLGVEQMVVVTDVPGIMKTVDGEKQVLPVVSVAEIEDMIVSGEIYGGMIPKVRAAIACIQGKVQEVVIVNGSEPNVLSKVLKGTGIGTRIVR; encoded by the coding sequence ATGAAGTGCGGCGGGAGCACGCTTGCGGCTTTGCCGTCCAGCTTTTTTGAAGATATGCGTCAGCTTCAAGAGGAAGGCATCGTGACTGTCATCGTACACGGCGGCGGACCTGCCATCTCGGAGACGCTGGGGAAGCTCGGCATTGAGTCTGGATTCGTGAACGGTCTGCGGGTGACGAGTGAAGCGGTGTTGGACGTTGTGGAGATGGTGCTTTCCGGCCAGATCAATAAGGAAATTGTCCGCCGCATTCAATTGACGGGTGCAGCAGCGCTCGGGTTGTCCGGTGTAGATGGACATTTGATCGAAGCGAAGCCGGTGGCGAATAGTCACGAGGTAGGTCTGGTTGGCGATGTAACCAAGGTTAACGCTGAATTGATTCAGGGAATCGTGAATATGGGCTATATACCTGTCATTGCACCGGTGGGACTTGGCGCAGATGGCGGGCAGCGTTACAACATCAATGCGGATACGGCAGCTGGAGCTGTTGCATCTCATCTCGGTGTTGAGCAGATGGTTGTTGTGACAGACGTTCCAGGCATCATGAAGACGGTGGACGGCGAGAAGCAGGTGCTGCCGGTTGTAAGTGTAGCAGAGATTGAAGACATGATCGTAAGCGGTGAGATCTACGGGGGCATGATCCCTAAGGTCCGTGCAGCGATTGCTTGTATACAGGGTAAGGTGCAGGAAGTTGTTATCGTGAATGGTTCTGAGCCGAATGTGCTGAGCAAAGTGCTGAAAGGCACCGGTATTGGTACACGGATTGTGCGTTAG
- a CDS encoding cold shock domain-containing protein: MQGKVKWFNAEKGYGFIEREDGGDVFVHFSAIQSEGFKTLDEGQAVEFDIVEGARGPQAANVSRL; encoded by the coding sequence ATGCAAGGTAAAGTGAAATGGTTTAACGCGGAAAAAGGTTATGGTTTCATTGAACGTGAAGATGGTGGGGATGTGTTCGTGCATTTCTCAGCGATTCAATCCGAAGGGTTCAAAACGCTGGACGAAGGGCAAGCTGTTGAGTTTGACATCGTAGAAGGCGCACGTGGACCACAAGCAGCTAACGTAAGCAGACTATAA
- the secA gene encoding preprotein translocase subunit SecA, giving the protein MLGLVKKIFGDSNEREIKRMLKAVDYINELEATIKPLSDEELRGKTVEFRNRLEKGEELDDLLPEAFAVVREAGLRVLGKRHYDVQLIGGMVLHEGRIAEMRTGEGKTLVGTLPVYLNALLGKGVHVVTVNDYLAQRDSGEMGQIYEFLGLTVGVNLHDLSHEEKQAAYACDITYGTNNEYGFDYLRDNMVLYKEQMVQRPLYFAVIDEVDSILVDEARTPLIISGQAAKSTDLYYAADRFVSTLKVEEDYTIDIKVRSVALTEEGVAKAERAFGIENLFDHQNVNINHHVTQGLKARFIMKRDVDYVVQDDEVMIVDEFTGRIMTGRRYSDGLHQAIEAKEQLQVQNESMTLATITFQNYFRMYRKLAGMTGTAKTEEEELKKIYGLEVIIVPTNRPMIRKDMPDVVYKSEMGKFRAVVEQILERHKLNQPVLVGTVSIENSEVLSDMLKKKGVQHKVLNAKYHAEEAEIVARAGQPGSVTIATNMAGRGTDIVLGEGVHDAGGLHIIGTERHESRRIDNQLRGRAGRQGDPGSSQFYLSLEDELMKRFGAENIMAMMDRLGMEEDQPIESKLISRAVESAQKRVEGNNFDVRKVVLQYDDVMNQQRGIIYKQRRELLESDNIREVIEGMITSVIERVVKAHCPEEQIPEEWEIQEVANFVNNNLLHDDAQITDQDLWGKEQEEIIEFIQALVSKRYDEREEEIGAEFMREFEKVVALRAVDSKWMDHIDAMDQLRQGIHLRAYGGTDPLREYQFEGFEMFQEMIDNIREEVAMYIMKAHVQSNLERQAVAEGQAVDTKNEAGGKKPLVRGEEQRIGRNDPCPCGSGKKFKQCHGQGS; this is encoded by the coding sequence ATGCTAGGACTAGTGAAGAAAATTTTTGGTGATTCCAATGAACGGGAAATTAAACGGATGCTTAAAGCGGTTGATTACATCAATGAGCTTGAGGCTACTATTAAGCCGCTATCCGATGAAGAGTTAAGAGGCAAGACAGTTGAGTTCAGAAACCGCTTGGAAAAAGGCGAGGAACTGGATGATTTGCTGCCGGAAGCTTTTGCTGTAGTTAGAGAAGCGGGTTTGCGTGTACTGGGTAAACGTCATTATGATGTTCAACTTATCGGAGGTATGGTGCTGCATGAAGGCCGTATCGCGGAGATGAGAACAGGGGAAGGGAAAACGCTCGTTGGAACGCTCCCTGTATATTTGAACGCTTTGCTTGGCAAAGGGGTTCATGTGGTTACGGTCAATGACTATTTGGCACAGCGGGATAGCGGCGAAATGGGCCAAATCTACGAGTTCCTTGGTTTGACGGTTGGGGTAAATCTGCATGATTTGTCTCACGAAGAGAAACAAGCTGCTTATGCTTGTGATATTACGTATGGAACGAATAACGAATATGGTTTCGACTATCTTCGTGACAACATGGTGCTTTACAAAGAACAAATGGTTCAGCGGCCGCTTTATTTTGCGGTTATCGATGAGGTTGATTCCATCCTAGTCGATGAGGCGAGAACACCGTTGATTATTTCCGGACAAGCTGCGAAGTCTACGGATTTGTATTACGCGGCTGACCGTTTCGTGAGCACATTAAAAGTAGAAGAAGATTACACGATAGATATTAAAGTGCGCTCAGTGGCACTTACAGAAGAAGGGGTAGCGAAGGCGGAGCGAGCTTTCGGTATCGAGAACTTATTCGATCATCAGAATGTGAATATTAATCATCACGTGACCCAAGGGCTTAAAGCACGTTTCATTATGAAACGCGATGTGGATTATGTGGTACAAGATGACGAAGTCATGATTGTTGATGAATTTACAGGCCGTATTATGACAGGCCGTCGTTATAGCGATGGGCTGCACCAGGCGATTGAAGCCAAAGAGCAGCTGCAAGTTCAGAATGAGAGCATGACGCTCGCAACGATTACGTTCCAGAACTATTTCCGGATGTACCGCAAGCTGGCGGGGATGACGGGGACAGCGAAGACGGAAGAGGAAGAGCTGAAGAAGATTTATGGTCTTGAAGTTATCATTGTTCCGACGAACCGTCCGATGATCCGTAAGGATATGCCGGATGTGGTGTACAAGTCAGAAATGGGTAAATTCAGAGCAGTTGTTGAGCAAATCTTAGAGCGTCATAAGCTGAATCAACCGGTTCTAGTCGGTACCGTTTCAATTGAGAATTCCGAGGTCTTATCGGATATGCTCAAGAAGAAAGGTGTTCAGCACAAAGTATTGAATGCGAAGTATCATGCGGAGGAAGCTGAAATTGTAGCACGCGCAGGCCAACCGGGCTCTGTGACGATTGCGACGAACATGGCGGGCCGCGGTACGGACATTGTGCTTGGTGAAGGCGTACATGACGCAGGCGGACTGCATATTATAGGTACAGAACGTCATGAAAGCAGACGGATCGATAACCAGCTGCGTGGACGCGCAGGCCGTCAAGGTGACCCTGGTTCTTCCCAGTTCTACCTCTCCCTAGAGGATGAACTGATGAAACGCTTTGGCGCGGAAAATATCATGGCGATGATGGACCGCCTCGGGATGGAAGAAGATCAGCCGATCGAGAGCAAATTAATTTCCCGCGCAGTAGAATCGGCGCAAAAACGCGTAGAGGGCAACAACTTCGACGTACGTAAAGTCGTTCTGCAATACGATGATGTAATGAATCAACAGCGTGGTATTATCTATAAACAACGTCGCGAGCTTCTGGAGTCCGACAACATTCGTGAAGTCATCGAAGGTATGATTACTTCTGTGATTGAGCGCGTGGTGAAAGCGCACTGTCCGGAGGAGCAGATTCCGGAAGAGTGGGAAATTCAAGAAGTGGCTAACTTCGTGAACAACAATTTGCTGCATGATGATGCACAAATTACGGATCAAGATCTGTGGGGCAAAGAGCAAGAAGAGATTATTGAATTTATTCAAGCTCTTGTCAGCAAACGATACGATGAGCGTGAAGAAGAAATCGGCGCTGAATTCATGCGTGAATTCGAGAAGGTTGTCGCTCTTCGTGCGGTAGACAGCAAATGGATGGATCATATTGATGCCATGGATCAGCTTCGCCAAGGTATCCACCTTCGTGCATACGGCGGTACGGATCCGCTTCGTGAATACCAATTTGAAGGCTTCGAAATGTTCCAGGAGATGATTGACAACATCCGCGAAGAAGTCGCGATGTACATCATGAAAGCTCACGTTCAAAGCAACCTGGAGCGCCAAGCGGTAGCCGAAGGTCAAGCGGTGGATACGAAGAACGAAGCTGGCGGCAAGAAACCATTGGTGCGCGGCGAAGAGCAGCGTATCGGGCGCAATGACCCATGTCCTTGCGGCAGCGGGAAGAAGTTCAAACAGTGCCATGGCCAAGGCAGCTAA
- the prfB gene encoding peptide chain release factor 2 (programmed frameshift), which yields MLEPEVKQDLRETAKRLTELRGSLDLDHKLEAIGDFEEKMGAPDFWDDNERAQKTIADLNVIKSVVDEFNGFSNAFDDLQVMVELEEEEADAGLAADIEDGIAALKKKLETFELGLLLNQPYDRLNAILELHPGAGGTESQDWAEMLLRMYRRWAEKRGYKVEVLDYLPGDEAGVKSVTLQITGFNAYGYLKAEKGVHRLVRISPFDASGRRHTSFVSCDIMPEIEDDTEVEIRTEDLKIDTYRASGAGGQHINTTDSAVRITHMPTGVVVSCQQERSQIKNREKAMKMLRSKLYEKKIEANLKHLAEIRGEQSDIGWGSQIRSYVFHPYSMVKDHRTSAETGNVGAVMDGDLDTFIDAYLRHQIRKPDSEV from the exons ATGCTGGAACCAGAAGTAAAACAAGACTTGAGAGAAACAGCGAAGCGACTAACCGAATTACGGGGGTCTCTT GACTTAGATCATAAGTTGGAAGCGATCGGTGATTTTGAGGAAAAAATGGGGGCGCCGGACTTCTGGGACGATAACGAACGTGCCCAGAAGACCATCGCCGACCTCAACGTCATCAAAAGTGTCGTTGATGAATTCAATGGCTTCTCGAACGCGTTCGATGACCTGCAGGTCATGGTCGAGCTCGAGGAAGAGGAAGCCGATGCGGGGTTGGCGGCCGACATTGAGGATGGCATCGCCGCACTTAAGAAGAAGCTCGAAACGTTCGAGCTTGGTTTATTGCTGAATCAGCCGTATGACCGGCTGAATGCTATTCTTGAGCTGCATCCCGGTGCCGGCGGCACCGAGTCGCAGGACTGGGCGGAGATGCTGCTGCGCATGTACCGCCGCTGGGCGGAGAAGCGGGGCTACAAAGTCGAGGTCCTCGACTATTTGCCCGGCGACGAAGCCGGCGTGAAAAGCGTCACGCTGCAGATCACAGGCTTCAACGCCTACGGCTATTTGAAGGCGGAGAAGGGCGTGCATCGGCTCGTCCGCATCTCGCCGTTCGATGCCTCAGGAAGGCGTCACACGTCCTTCGTGTCGTGCGACATCATGCCGGAGATTGAGGACGATACAGAGGTTGAGATCCGCACCGAGGATCTCAAAATCGATACGTATCGTGCCAGCGGCGCCGGCGGTCAGCACATCAACACCACGGATTCGGCCGTGCGGATTACGCACATGCCAACCGGTGTCGTGGTGAGCTGTCAGCAAGAGCGCTCGCAGATCAAGAACCGCGAGAAAGCGATGAAAATGCTCCGCTCCAAGCTGTATGAGAAGAAGATCGAAGCGAACTTAAAGCATCTGGCTGAGATTCGCGGCGAGCAATCTGACATTGGCTGGGGCAGCCAAATTCGTTCCTATGTGTTTCATCCCTATAGCATGGTCAAAGATCACAGAACTTCGGCGGAGACAGGTAATGTAGGCGCGGTAATGGATGGAGATCTCGATACGTTCATTGATGCTTATCTACGTCATCAGATTCGGAAGCCGGATAGTGAAGTGTAG
- a CDS encoding dTDP-glucose 4,6-dehydratase produces the protein MNVLVTGGAGFIGRWVVKRLLDDGQRVWVLDDLSNGEESNIAEFTSHPGFQKFVHGDIKSEETLAQLFENKFDVCYHLGASINVQDSIDDPRTTFNNDTLGTFYVLEQCRKHQVKIVFMSTCMVYDRCLDETGITEIHPIKPASPYAGAKIAAENMVLSYFYAYDLPAVVVRPFNTYGPFQKFGGEGGVVAIFIKKKLKGETLHIYGEGTQTRDLLFVDDCARFVVEAGYSNKVDGHIVNAGLGYDISVNDLAKLIVEDESRIEHVEHIHPQSEIQKLLCNSSKAKQLLGWEPQTSLKEGLKLTEEWIKTIL, from the coding sequence ATGAATGTTTTAGTTACGGGCGGTGCCGGTTTTATTGGCAGATGGGTTGTAAAAAGACTATTAGACGACGGTCAACGAGTTTGGGTATTGGATGATTTATCAAACGGTGAAGAATCCAATATTGCCGAGTTCACCTCTCATCCGGGTTTTCAAAAATTCGTACATGGCGATATTAAGAGTGAAGAAACACTTGCTCAACTGTTTGAAAATAAGTTCGATGTTTGCTATCACCTGGGCGCTAGTATTAACGTACAGGATAGCATTGATGATCCGCGCACTACGTTTAATAACGACACACTAGGTACCTTTTATGTGCTGGAACAATGTCGTAAGCATCAAGTAAAAATAGTATTTATGAGTACTTGTATGGTCTATGATCGCTGTCTAGATGAAACAGGTATAACAGAAATACATCCAATCAAGCCGGCATCTCCTTATGCTGGAGCCAAAATTGCAGCGGAAAATATGGTGCTGTCTTACTTCTATGCTTATGATTTGCCGGCAGTTGTGGTCCGCCCTTTTAATACGTATGGCCCTTTTCAAAAGTTTGGCGGTGAGGGTGGTGTAGTTGCCATTTTCATTAAGAAAAAGCTGAAGGGTGAGACGCTGCACATTTATGGCGAGGGAACTCAGACTCGGGACTTATTGTTTGTAGATGATTGCGCAAGGTTTGTTGTAGAAGCCGGGTATTCGAATAAAGTAGATGGACACATCGTTAATGCCGGTCTTGGCTATGATATCTCAGTGAATGATTTGGCGAAGTTGATCGTTGAAGACGAGAGCAGAATCGAACACGTGGAACATATTCATCCGCAAAGCGAAATTCAAAAGCTTTTATGTAATTCTTCCAAAGCCAAACAACTGCTCGGCTGGGAACCGCAAACGTCCTTGAAGGAAGGCTTGAAATTAACAGAAGAATGGATTAAAACCATTTTGTAA
- a CDS encoding YitT family protein gives MPRKEPRIRIGSPSHTVLEYTLLVIGSLIMAASFNSFLNPNQIATGGVSGISTIVQHMTNLNPAITQWALNIPIFLLALWLLGGQFGVKAAVGSVIFPLCVLVTSHLGVPTENPLLAAVYGGMGVGLGLGIVFRGRGSTGGLGLAAQILHKYSGLSLGFSVAVFDGLVIISSALIFTPENALYGMIGLFVTTKTIDVVQLGFNYAKVAFIISDHTEAIRKAILYDLDRGLTELNGSGGFTGESRTVMMVVVKQNEVSRLKTLVQSVDPQAFVILSETNEVLGEGFKRHA, from the coding sequence GTGCCCAGAAAAGAACCGAGGATACGGATCGGAAGTCCTTCCCATACCGTATTGGAATATACGTTATTAGTTATTGGCTCGCTTATCATGGCTGCGAGTTTTAATAGTTTCTTGAATCCAAATCAGATTGCCACTGGAGGGGTTTCGGGGATTTCAACCATCGTGCAGCATATGACGAATCTGAACCCTGCGATCACACAGTGGGCATTAAATATACCCATTTTCCTATTGGCGCTGTGGTTGCTGGGTGGGCAGTTTGGGGTGAAGGCTGCGGTTGGATCGGTTATTTTTCCACTATGCGTGCTTGTTACCAGCCATCTAGGTGTGCCTACGGAGAATCCTTTATTAGCGGCCGTCTATGGAGGGATGGGAGTCGGACTTGGGTTAGGCATCGTTTTTCGCGGACGGGGTTCGACGGGTGGATTGGGTTTGGCTGCTCAAATCCTCCATAAATACTCCGGTTTAAGCCTAGGTTTTTCAGTAGCCGTTTTTGATGGTTTAGTCATTATAAGCTCAGCTTTGATTTTCACACCGGAGAATGCGCTTTATGGCATGATCGGTTTGTTTGTCACAACGAAAACGATAGATGTCGTACAACTAGGCTTCAACTATGCCAAAGTAGCCTTTATCATTTCGGATCATACGGAGGCTATTCGCAAAGCGATTTTATATGATTTGGATCGGGGACTTACCGAGTTGAATGGATCGGGAGGATTCACAGGGGAATCCCGCACGGTTATGATGGTGGTCGTGAAACAGAACGAGGTTAGCCGTTTGAAAACATTAGTGCAATCGGTGGACCCGCAAGCTTTTGTCATTTTGAGTGAAACGAATGAGGTGCTGGGCGAGGGTTTCAAGAGACATGCCTAG
- the pseC gene encoding UDP-4-amino-4,6-dideoxy-N-acetyl-beta-L-altrosamine transaminase, which produces MLNKLNTQLAILGGQPVRTSLLPYGRQWIDEADIETVVQTLKSPFLTQGPKIKEFEEAVAQYVGAKYAVAFSNGTAALHGACFAAGIGEGDEVITTPMTFAASANCVRYCGGEVVFADIEADTYNIDKYKIKDVLTSKTKAIIAVDFTGQPVDLDEIMDLARDRKIIVIEDAAHSLGAEYKGRKVGAIADMTMFSFHPVKHVTTGEGGVITTNSAELYEKLLLFRSHGITRDQDLLELKNEGDWYYEMHELGFNYRMTDIQAALGSSQLGKLDGFVKRRKEIAKQYSEAFAKNSTIITPAQKPDHDSSWHLYIIQLKLDELTAGRKEVFDALRKENIGVNVHYLPVHYHPYYKKLGYKKGITPTAEALYEGIISLPLFPAMSDSDIQDVVNAVEKVVAHYRK; this is translated from the coding sequence TTGCTAAATAAATTAAATACCCAGTTAGCCATTCTAGGTGGACAACCCGTCCGAACATCATTACTTCCTTATGGCCGACAATGGATCGATGAAGCAGATATTGAAACGGTTGTTCAAACACTGAAATCCCCCTTCCTGACACAAGGCCCCAAAATTAAAGAGTTTGAGGAAGCGGTTGCTCAGTACGTGGGGGCCAAATATGCGGTTGCCTTTTCGAATGGGACAGCGGCGCTTCATGGTGCATGTTTTGCTGCCGGAATTGGTGAAGGCGACGAGGTTATTACAACGCCTATGACCTTTGCCGCTAGCGCGAATTGTGTTCGTTACTGCGGCGGGGAAGTCGTATTTGCTGATATTGAAGCAGATACGTATAATATCGATAAATATAAGATAAAAGATGTTCTTACTTCTAAAACGAAAGCAATTATTGCAGTTGACTTCACGGGGCAGCCTGTTGATCTGGACGAGATTATGGATCTTGCACGGGATCGGAAGATTATCGTGATTGAAGACGCCGCGCATTCCCTTGGTGCCGAATATAAAGGGCGCAAAGTGGGGGCGATTGCGGATATGACTATGTTTAGCTTTCATCCGGTGAAACACGTAACCACTGGTGAAGGTGGCGTAATTACAACAAATTCGGCTGAATTATACGAGAAGCTTCTTTTGTTCCGCAGTCATGGTATTACACGTGACCAAGATTTGCTTGAGTTAAAGAATGAAGGTGATTGGTATTACGAAATGCATGAATTAGGATTTAATTATAGAATGACAGATATCCAGGCCGCTTTAGGAAGCTCACAATTAGGGAAGCTTGATGGTTTTGTCAAGAGAAGGAAGGAGATTGCCAAGCAATATTCCGAAGCTTTCGCTAAGAATTCTACCATTATTACCCCTGCTCAAAAGCCAGATCACGATTCAAGTTGGCATCTCTATATCATTCAGCTTAAACTAGATGAGCTTACCGCAGGAAGAAAAGAAGTGTTCGACGCGTTACGCAAAGAGAATATCGGAGTTAATGTTCACTATCTCCCAGTTCATTATCATCCTTATTATAAAAAACTTGGTTATAAAAAGGGGATTACCCCTACTGCAGAAGCGTTATACGAAGGAATTATTTCACTTCCGTTGTTTCCTGCGATGTCAGATTCCGATATTCAAGATGTTGTAAATGCTGTGGAGAAAGTGGTAGCTCATTACCGTAAATGA
- the argJ gene encoding bifunctional glutamate N-acetyltransferase/amino-acid acetyltransferase ArgJ has product MLEQGSFTVVPEGTVTTPKGFRAGGLHCGLKKTERYDLGAIVCEVPAAAAGVYTLNAFQAAPLRVTQESIAHSGKLQAMIVNSGNANACTGEQGEQDARAMRAASAKALGVAEHHVGVTSTGVIGELLPMGKVLSGIEQLPGRVKADGGEDFCQSILTTDLTQKMTCVRVVVGGKEVHIAGAAKGSGMIHPNMATMLGFMTTDAPIESVHLQQLLSRITDSTFNMITVDGDTSTNDMVVVMASGLAGGEALNPEHPDWEAFAAGFQYVGEYLAKAIARDGEGATKLIETTVVGAESDEAARKIVKSIIGSSLVKSAVYGADANWGRIIAAVGYSGQPVNVNTVDIRLGDIAVLEQSRPVKFDEEAALVYLKTDTIQIHVNLHMGTGKATGWGCDLTYDYVRINAAYRT; this is encoded by the coding sequence ATGCTAGAGCAAGGTAGCTTTACTGTCGTGCCAGAGGGCACGGTTACGACGCCGAAAGGCTTTCGTGCAGGCGGTCTGCACTGTGGATTGAAGAAGACGGAGCGCTATGATTTGGGCGCAATCGTCTGTGAAGTGCCAGCAGCGGCGGCGGGCGTGTACACGCTGAATGCATTCCAGGCGGCGCCGCTTCGCGTGACGCAAGAAAGCATCGCGCACAGCGGTAAGCTGCAGGCGATGATCGTCAACAGCGGCAACGCCAATGCGTGCACCGGCGAGCAAGGCGAGCAGGACGCGCGCGCGATGCGAGCCGCCAGCGCGAAGGCGCTAGGCGTGGCGGAACATCACGTCGGCGTGACGAGCACAGGCGTCATCGGCGAGTTATTGCCGATGGGCAAGGTGCTCAGCGGCATCGAGCAGCTGCCGGGCCGTGTGAAAGCAGACGGCGGCGAAGACTTCTGCCAATCGATCCTGACAACGGATCTTACGCAGAAGATGACGTGTGTCCGTGTTGTGGTAGGCGGCAAGGAAGTCCATATTGCCGGGGCAGCCAAGGGTTCGGGGATGATTCACCCGAACATGGCGACGATGCTCGGTTTCATGACAACCGACGCGCCGATTGAGAGCGTACACCTGCAGCAATTGCTGAGCAGGATTACGGACAGCACCTTCAACATGATCACCGTTGACGGAGATACTAGCACCAACGACATGGTCGTGGTGATGGCTAGCGGGCTGGCCGGCGGCGAAGCTTTGAATCCGGAGCATCCGGATTGGGAAGCGTTCGCGGCAGGGTTCCAGTACGTTGGCGAATACCTCGCCAAAGCGATTGCGCGCGACGGCGAAGGCGCGACGAAGCTGATCGAGACGACGGTAGTCGGCGCGGAGAGCGATGAGGCGGCTCGCAAGATCGTCAAGTCGATCATCGGATCTAGCCTGGTGAAGTCGGCTGTATACGGAGCTGACGCCAACTGGGGTCGGATCATTGCTGCTGTCGGTTACTCCGGCCAGCCGGTGAACGTAAACACGGTCGATATTCGTCTTGGCGATATCGCGGTGTTGGAGCAGTCTCGTCCAGTGAAGTTTGACGAGGAAGCGGCGCTTGTTTATTTGAAAACAGATACGATTCAAATTCACGTGAATTTGCATATGGGCACTGGCAAGGCAACAGGCTGGGGCTGCGATTTGACATATGATTATGTGCGGATCAATGCGGCTTATCGCACATAA
- the argC gene encoding N-acetyl-gamma-glutamyl-phosphate reductase, giving the protein MSHGIRAAIIGATGYGGAELIRLLQAHPLVQVTSVISTSNAGAPLAEHFPHLQEIVLDVLDVLDVDLIAGKADVVFLATPAGVSAELSPKLLAAGLKVIDISGDLRLKSSADYEKWYKKPAASEEALARSIYGLSEVFGDEVKGSDLIANPGCYPTATLLGLVPAVAAGWIDPSTIIIDAKSGVSGSGRGVSLGVHYSEVNENLTAYKVNKHQHIPEIEQALSRIAGKPVITTFTTHLVPMTRGIMATMYASVNGEHTLEDFVELYSQYYEGRKFVRIRKNGKLPSTKEVFGSNYCDIGFAVDERTGRVTIVSVIDNVVKGAAGQAIQNLNIMQGWDETTGLLFAPVYP; this is encoded by the coding sequence ATGAGTCATGGCATAAGAGCGGCTATTATTGGCGCCACAGGGTACGGTGGTGCAGAGTTAATTCGTTTATTGCAGGCGCACCCGTTAGTTCAAGTAACTTCGGTGATCTCGACTTCGAATGCCGGAGCACCGCTTGCGGAGCATTTTCCACATTTGCAGGAAATCGTTCTGGATGTGCTTGATGTATTGGATGTTGACCTTATCGCAGGTAAAGCAGATGTTGTTTTCCTGGCAACGCCAGCGGGTGTGAGTGCAGAGCTTTCACCGAAATTATTGGCAGCTGGATTGAAAGTGATCGATATTTCCGGAGATTTGAGATTGAAGTCGTCTGCGGATTATGAGAAATGGTACAAAAAACCGGCTGCTTCCGAAGAGGCGCTGGCTCGTTCGATCTACGGTCTGTCCGAAGTGTTCGGAGACGAAGTGAAAGGGAGCGATCTGATCGCGAACCCTGGTTGTTATCCAACAGCTACGCTGCTTGGTCTGGTACCTGCTGTTGCAGCGGGTTGGATCGACCCTTCAACGATTATTATTGATGCTAAATCCGGCGTTTCCGGTTCTGGCCGAGGCGTGAGTTTGGGTGTTCATTATTCCGAAGTGAATGAGAATTTAACCGCATATAAAGTGAATAAACATCAGCATATTCCGGAAATTGAGCAAGCGCTTAGTCGGATTGCCGGCAAGCCGGTGATTACGACGTTCACCACGCACCTTGTGCCGATGACTCGTGGAATTATGGCTACGATGTATGCCTCTGTGAATGGGGAGCATACGCTGGAAGATTTCGTAGAGCTGTATAGCCAGTATTATGAAGGCAGGAAGTTTGTGCGTATTCGCAAGAATGGCAAACTGCCTTCTACGAAAGAAGTTTTCGGCTCGAATTATTGTGACATCGGTTTTGCTGTGGATGAACGTACAGGACGTGTGACCATTGTTTCGGTCATTGATAATGTGGTGAAAGGCGCCGCAGGTCAGGCGATTCAGAACTTAAATATTATGCAGGGCTGGGACGAAACGACAGGGCTGTTGTTCGCACCGGTGTATCCATAA